A single Mastomys coucha isolate ucsf_1 chromosome X, UCSF_Mcou_1, whole genome shotgun sequence DNA region contains:
- the CXHXorf58 gene encoding putative uncharacterized protein CXorf58 homolog isoform X1, with translation MDTSSDKTMENQKVQNQRKPAGQRWPPPEENPRVKCRDCGAFGHTVRSRKCPIKCWDGAKTPQLLGVKKEKENQDPQKKPQNPQNPEPEHETEKEREERETLEKKKKALMLRFPKKPPEKKPQSWKDTTNSGDYLRRPSRPTFVHVSRKLSLSHSQVSVPADEKSDGQQCHTAPSTEDPDMIVPLEEEYQTWDVPSVSTTTTTGHSDEDPELSDDPTDQSTEYCFYQVPEAAFQEQEMGHMFNTLSAAQQADEDKHSHLYSAAHTESQGAELSFKVTTKRNFQIHTQIIQNSTKKFRLSYQTHKKSTKRPMLGASHPLPCSSTSRVEPKGLPQGISVEQQPPHNKALLNFTQPCTESHHPLASHIPVQSLRMVFTRLGNGCWSSRILEASSFHVTEKKITPIKITLSLKRSGGQSSWVFHK, from the coding sequence ATGGACACTTCATCTGACAAAACCATGGAAAATCAGAAGGTACAGAACCAGAGAAAACCAGCTGGTCAGAGATGGCCCCCACCAGAAGAGAATCCCAGGGTGAAATGCAGAGACTGTGGGGCCTTTGGGCACACTGTAAGAAGCAGAAAGTGCCCTATCAAGTGTTGGGATGGGGCCAAGACACCACAACTCTTGGGagtaaagaaggaaaaggagaaccaGGACCCACAGAAGAAGCCGCAGAATCCCCAGAATCCTGAGCCAGAGCacgagacagaaaaagagagagaagagagggaaacactagagaagaagaagaaggctctCATGCTCAGATTTCCCAAGAAACCCCCAGAGAAGAAGCCACAGAGTTGGAAGGATACAACGAATTCTGGTGACTATCTGAGGCGCCCGAGCAGACCAACATTCGTCCATGTCAGCAGGAAATTATCCCTGAGCCATTCTCAGGTTAGTGTGCCAGCAGATGAGAAATCTGATGGCCAGCAGTGCCATACAGCACCTTCCACAGAAGACCCTGATATGATCGTACCTCTTGAAGAAGAATATCAGACCTGGGATGTCCCTAGcgtgtcaacaacaacaacaactgggCACAGTGATGAGGACCCAGAGCTCAGTGACGATCCAACCGACCAAAGCACAGAGTATTGCTTCTATCAAGTTCCAGAGGCTGCCTTCCAAGAGCAGGAAATGGGCCACATGTTTAATACTCTGTCCGCAGCCCAGCAAGCTGATGAAGATAAACATTCCCACCTGTATTCTGCAGCGCATACAGAGAGCCAGGGTGCTGAACTCAGCTTCAAGGTAACCACTAAGAGAAATTTCCAGATCCATACCCAGATTATCCAAAATTCTACAAAGAAATTTCGACTAAGCTACCAAACACACAAGAAGAGTACCAAAAGGCCTATGTTGGGGGCCTCCCATCCTCTGCCATGTTCTAGTACCAGTAGAGTTGAACCAAAAGGATTACCTCAAGGCATCAGTGTTGAACAACAGCCTCCACACAACAAAGCTCTCCTGAATTTCACTCAGCCTTGCACTGAATCCCATCATCCACTGGCCAGCCATATTCCAGTGCAATCCCTCCGAATGGTCTTCACTAGATTGGGAAATGGCTGCTGGAGCTCCAGGATCTTGGAAGCTTCCTCATTCCACGTTACTGAGAAGAAAATAACTCCGATTAAGATTACACTGTCCCTGAAGAGGTCTGGGGGACAGTCTTCCTGGGTCTTTCATAAGTAA